The Streptomyces sp. NBC_00344 genome includes a window with the following:
- a CDS encoding pseudouridine-5'-phosphate glycosidase gives MSDTTLLLSEEVREALARRRPVVALESTIIAHGLPRPRNLRVAGELEALVRDSGAVPATIAVLGGSARIGLDKAELERVANDDSIRKLGHRDLAPAFAAGASGATTVSATALLAARAGIRIFATGGLGGVHRGWTETQDESADLRLLARTRIAVVCAGVKSILDVPATLQRLETLGVGVVGYGTETFPGFYLSSSGEPVDWTVHTPDEVVSVIRAQDALGGPEAALIVANPVPEAEQLDPDLHDRVLTEALDESRARGITGQAVTPFLLEYLMRRTEGASLEANLAAVRGNVQLAARIAAAM, from the coding sequence ATGTCCGATACCACTCTGCTGCTGTCCGAAGAGGTAAGGGAAGCGCTGGCCCGGCGACGCCCCGTGGTCGCCCTTGAGTCCACCATCATCGCGCACGGGCTGCCGCGCCCGCGCAACCTGCGCGTCGCCGGGGAACTGGAGGCGCTGGTACGCGATTCGGGTGCCGTCCCGGCAACCATCGCGGTTCTCGGCGGAAGCGCGCGCATCGGTCTGGACAAGGCCGAGTTGGAGCGCGTCGCGAACGACGACTCGATCCGCAAGCTGGGACATCGCGATCTCGCTCCGGCATTCGCCGCCGGGGCGAGCGGCGCGACGACCGTGTCCGCGACAGCGCTGCTGGCCGCCAGGGCCGGCATCAGGATCTTCGCCACAGGCGGCCTCGGCGGCGTACACCGTGGCTGGACCGAGACACAGGACGAATCGGCGGATCTGCGGCTGCTGGCCCGGACTCGGATCGCAGTGGTGTGCGCGGGGGTCAAGTCGATCCTGGACGTTCCCGCGACACTTCAGCGTCTGGAGACACTGGGCGTCGGCGTCGTGGGGTACGGCACGGAGACCTTCCCCGGTTTCTATCTCAGCAGTTCGGGCGAGCCGGTCGACTGGACGGTGCACACGCCGGACGAGGTCGTGTCGGTGATCCGCGCGCAGGACGCGCTCGGCGGTCCGGAGGCCGCACTGATCGTGGCGAACCCGGTTCCGGAAGCGGAGCAGCTGGACCCGGACCTGCACGACCGGGTGCTGACGGAGGCACTGGACGAGAGCCGGGCGCGCGGGATCACGGGGCAGGCTGTCACGCCGTTCCTTCTCGAATATCTGATGCGGCGGACGGAAGGAGCGTCCCTGGAGGCAAACCTGGCGGCGGTGCGCGGAAATGTACAGCTGGCGGCCCGGATCGCGGCGGCCATGTGA
- a CDS encoding carbohydrate kinase family protein — translation MTGGKALLVVGDVVTDIVARHRAPLAPSTDTDAEIRRLPGGAGANVACWAAYAGLPDVRLLARVGAESAAWHGESLRSAGVHARLVVDDRTPTATVIALVDAAAERTFLTDSGAALRLSADDWSNDLLDGVGHLHVSGYLFFAEVSRGAALTAVAEARARGIPVSVDPASAGFLTDLGVHRFLAMTDGVDVLLPNADEARLLTGLHEPADAAAKLSLHTPLAAVTLGGRGALLAESGAVTARIPPVEAPAVDSTGAGDAFTGGFLAARLAGCDAAAAAEAGCRAGAQAVGAPGGRPPTAGTQAAAGRSL, via the coding sequence GTGACCGGGGGCAAGGCGCTGCTGGTCGTGGGTGATGTGGTCACCGACATCGTGGCCCGTCATCGCGCTCCGCTCGCTCCCTCGACGGACACGGACGCGGAGATCCGTAGGCTGCCGGGCGGAGCGGGAGCCAATGTCGCCTGCTGGGCGGCGTATGCGGGGCTTCCGGACGTACGGCTCCTCGCCCGGGTAGGTGCGGAGTCGGCGGCCTGGCACGGCGAGAGTCTGCGGAGCGCGGGAGTGCACGCCCGGCTGGTGGTCGATGACCGGACTCCGACAGCCACGGTGATCGCCCTGGTGGACGCCGCAGCCGAACGTACCTTCCTCACCGACAGCGGTGCGGCTCTGCGGCTGTCGGCTGACGACTGGTCGAACGACCTGCTCGACGGTGTCGGGCACCTTCATGTCTCCGGCTATCTGTTCTTCGCCGAAGTGAGCCGCGGGGCCGCCCTCACCGCTGTCGCCGAGGCCCGCGCACGGGGCATCCCGGTGAGCGTCGACCCCGCTTCGGCCGGATTCCTCACCGACCTGGGGGTGCACCGTTTTCTCGCGATGACGGACGGTGTGGATGTGCTGCTGCCCAATGCCGACGAGGCCCGCCTCCTTACCGGGCTCCACGAGCCTGCGGATGCGGCGGCGAAGCTGAGCCTCCACACACCCCTGGCCGCGGTGACGCTGGGCGGACGTGGGGCCCTGCTCGCCGAGTCGGGGGCGGTGACCGCCCGGATCCCGCCCGTCGAGGCACCGGCGGTGGACTCGACGGGCGCTGGGGACGCGTTCACCGGGGGCTTTCTCGCGGCGCGGCTGGCGGGATGCGATGCCGCGGCCGCTGCGGAGGCGGGTTGCCGTGCGGGGGCTCAGGCGGTCGGGGCTCCGGGCGGGCGTCCGCCGACGGCCGGGACCCAGGCGGCCGCCGGGAGGTCGCTCTGA